CGACCACGGACCGCGTGCGTCACGCTCCGCGGTGAGGCACGCGCGTGGATAGCATCGACGGATGGACTCCACCCCCGCCGCGCCCAGCGAGGCCTCCGCCCGCCACCGGATCGTGCTCACGCTCTCCTGCCCGGACCGTCCGGGCATCGTCCACGCCGTCACCGGGGCCCTCCTGGAGGCGGACGCGAACATCACCGAGTCCCAGCAGTACGACTCCCCCGACACGGGCACCTTCTTCATGCGCGTCGCCGTGGACGCCGCCGCCACCCGCGAGGAGGTGGAGGCCGCCGTGCGCCCGGTGGCGGACCGCTTCGGCATGCACCTGCAGGTCTGGGACGCGGACACCCCCCTGCGCGCCCTCGTCATGTGCTCCAAGGACGGGCGCACCCTCAACGACCTGCTGTTCCAGCAGCGCACCGGCTCCCTGCCGGTCCAGATCCCCGTCGTCGTCTCCAACCACCTGGACCTCCAGCCGCTGGCCTCCTTCTACGGCGTCCCCTTCATCCACGTGCCCCTCTCCACGGACCCGGCCAGCCGCAACTCCAAGGCCGCAGCCGAGGACCGGCTCCGCGAGCTGATCCGCGAGTACGAGATCGACGTGGTGGTCCTGGCCCGCTACATGCAGATCCTCTCCGACGAGCTCTGCCGCGACCTCGAGGGCATGGCCATCAACATCCACCACTCGTTCCTGCCCTCCTTCAAGGGTGCGCGGCCCTACCACCAGGCGCATGAGCGCGGCGTGAAGATCATCGGCGCCACCGCCCACTACGTCACCGCGGACCTGGACGAGGGCCCGATCATCGCGCAGTCCGTCCATCCCGTGACCCACGCCCAGACCGCCGAGGACTTCGTCGAGCGTGGCCGGGACGTAGAGGGCGCCACCCTCGTGCAGGCCGTGCGCTGGCACGCCGAGCACCGCGTCCTCCTCGACGGGCACCGCACGGTCGTCTTCTCCTGATCCGCGCGGCGTGACGTCCCACGCCGGCGTACGCCGACGCCCCCGCCGCCTTCCTGCGAAGGCGACGGGGGCGTCGGGCGTCCGGTCGGGACTGCGGGGTTCAGACCCCGGCCTGCTCCGCCTCCTCGGCGGCGCGATGCGCGGCGGCCAGGTCCAGGTAGGTGCGCGCGTTCACGGTGAGGGAGGCGCGCTCCTCCTCCGTGAGCCCGCGGCGGACCTTGGCGGGCACGCCCGCCACGAGGGAGCCCGGGGGCACCTGCGTGCCCTCGAGTACCACGGCACCCGCCGCCACGAGGGAACCGGCGCCGATCACGGCGCCGTTCATGACCGTGGCGGACATGCCGATGAGGCAGTCGTCCTCGACGGTGGCCCCGTGGACCACGGCCGCGTGCCCCACGGACACCCCGGCGCCGAGCGTGCACGGGAAGCCCGCGTCCGCATGGAGCACCACGTTGTCCTGCAGGTTGGAGCCCTCGCCGACGCGGATCGCGGCGGAGTCCCCGCGCGCGCTCACGCCGTAGAACGCCGACGCGCGGGGCCCGAGCTCCACATCCCCGGAGAGGACCGCGGTGCGCGCCACGAAGGCGCTCGGGTCCACCCGGGGCGTGCGCCCGAGGACGGTCACGAGGTGGCCCATGCGCGTCAGCGCCCCTCGGCGTCCCGGGCCTGCGCTGCCTCGATCTGGCGGCGGCGCGCCTCCGCGGTGCGGCGGGTCAGCTCGGCGCCGGCCTCCGCGTCGCGGGTGAGGTTCTCGCCGGTCTTCGGGTCGAACAGGTGCACGCGCGTGGTGTCCACCCACAGGCGGGTCGGCACGCCCGGGCGGGCGGCGGACTCGGCGGAGAGGGTGGTCACGACGACGGGGCGCAGCTCGTCCGCGTCCAGATCCTTGGCCAGGGAGGACAGCAGCTCGGCGACCTCCGGGTCCGGTTCGAACTCGATGTAGCCGTACTGCTCGTGGCCCAGCCACTCGAGATGGGTCAGGGTCGCGTCGAACTCGGAGCCGTGGGGACGCTTGGCGTCCTCCACCAGCTCGGCGTCCTCGAAGAACTCCGGGCGCAGGCCCATGAACACGATGTCCCGGCCCGCCGCCCGCTGGGCCTTCTCCGCGGGGACAGGGATGTCGCCGATCGGGGAGGACAGCACGTACTGCCCGCCCTGCTCCTTGACGGTGGCGGGCAGGAAGTTCATCGACGGGGAGCCGATGAACCCGGCCACGAAGAGGTTCAGCGGCTGCTCGTAGAGCTCGCGCGGGGAGGCGACCTGCTGGAGGACGCCCTTCTTCAGCACGGCCACGCGGTCGCCGAGGGTCATGGCCTCGGTCTGGTCGTGGGTCACGTACACGGACGTGGTGGCCAGGCGGCGCTGCAGCTGCGAGATCTCGGCGCGCATCTGACCGCGGAGCTTGGCGTCCAGGTTGGACAGCGGCTCGTCGAACAGGAACGCGTCGGCGTCGCGCACGATGGCGCGGCCCATGGCCACGCGCTGACGCTGACCGCCGGAGAGGTTCGCCGGCTTGCGGTCCAGGTGGTCCTGCAGCTCGAGCACGCGGGCGGCGTCGCGCACCTTGCGGTCCAGCTCCTCCTCGGACAGCTTACCGTCCTTGGCCAGGCGCAGCGGGAAGGCGATGTTCTCGTACACCGACAGGTGCGGGTAGAGGGCGTAGTTCTGGAACACCATCGCGAGGTTGCGGTCCTTGGGGGCCGCCTCGTTCACGCGGCGCCCGTCGATCAGCAGGTCGCCGCCGGAGATGTCCTCGAGGCCCACGATCATCCGCAGGAGCGTGGACTTGCCGGAGCCGGAGGGCCCCACGAGGATGACGAACTCGCCGTCCTCGATGTCCAGGTTCACGTCCGAGATGGCGTGGTAGCCGTCGTCGTAGGTCTTCTCGATGTGGTTCAGGGTGATGGAGGCCATCGTTCTCAGGTCCTTTCAGGGTCCGGGTGCGCGGGCCTCAGCCCTTGACCGCGCCGTTGGTCAGGCCGGCCACGATCTGGCGCTGGAAGAGCAGCACCAGGATCACGATCGGGATGGTCACGACGATCGCCGCCGCCGAGATGGCGCCGGTCGGCGACTCGAACTGCGAGGCGCCCGTGAAGAACGCCAGCGCGGCGGGCACCGTGCGGGCCGCCTCCGTGGAGGTCAGCGAGATGCCGAACACGAAGTCGTTCCACGCGATGAAGAAGGCGATGATCGCCGTCGTGAAGACGCCGGGGGCGGCCAGCGGGACGATCACCTTGCGGAACGCCTGCAGCGGCGTGGCACCGTCCACCTGCGCGGCCTGGTCCAGCTCCCACGGGATCTGCCTGAAGAACGCCGCGAGCGTCCAGATGGAGATCGGCAGGGTCAGGGACAGGTAGGGGATGATCAGACCGAGCCAGGTGTCGTACAGGCCCAGGGTGCGCCACACGTTGAACAGCGGGGTCACCAGGGAGATCACCGGGAACATCGAGACCATGAGGGACACGGTCAGGACGATCCGCTTGCCCGGGAAGTCCAGGCGCGCGATCGCGTACGCGCAGAGGGTGGCCAGCACGACGGCGATCAGCGTGGCGATCACCGTGATGCCGATCGAGTTGCGCAGCGCGGTGAGGAACAGCTCGCGGGAGCCGCCCACGAAGATCTCCTCGTAGTTCACCGTGGACCACTGCGTGGGGAGCAGCTTCCCGTTCGAGAGGTCCGCGGGCGTCTTGAACGACGTCGCGAAGATCGAGAACAGCGGGAACAGGCACCACACGCCGATCAGGACGGCGAGCAGCCACCAGATCCAGGAGCTGGAGCCCTTCCGGGTCCGGCGCGTGGTGGTGGGGGCGACGCCGCGGTCCCCCACGGCCGTGCCGGCCTCGGTGCGCTCGGCGGCGCCGTCCGGACGGGTGGTCACGGGCTCCTGCGGAGCCGGGATGGGGTTGCCGGTGCTCACTTGGAACCTCCTCGGTCGGCCAGGTCCACCTTGAAGACCTTCACGGCGGTGAACGCCATCAGCGCCACGCACAGGAACAGGATCACGGAGATCGCGGAGCCCATGCCGATCTCCAGGCGGCCGATGGACGTGCGGTAGGCCAGCAGCGAGAGGACCTCGGTGCCGTAGGCGCCGTTGGTCATGATGTAGATGGAGTCGAAGATGCGGAACGCGTCCATCGCGCGGAACAGGACGGCCACCATGATCGAGGCCTTCATGTTCGGCAGGATGACCAGCTTCATCCGCTGCCACCACGAGGCGCCGTCGACGGCGGCGGCCTCCGTGAGGTCACCCGGCACCTGGGCCAGACCGGCCAGCAGGAGCAGGGAGATGAACGGGGTGGTCTTCCAGATCTCCGAGAGCATGATCACGGAGAGGGCGGTGCCGCTCTGCGCGAACCAGTTCAGGTCCGAGGTGATGCCGGGGACCCAGTCGAACCAGTTGTTCACGAAGCCCGAGTCGATCGAGAACATGTAGAACCACGCGAACGCGGAGACCACGGTGATGATGCCGTACGGCACCAGGATGATCGTGCGGATCAGGCCGCGGGTCTGCTTGATGGCGTGGTGCATGGCCAGCGCCAGGAGGAAGCCCAGCACGAGCTCCACCAGCACCGTGACCAGGGTGATCAGCACCGTGACGCCCAGGTCCTTCCAGAACACCGGGTCGGAGAGGATCACCCCGTAGTTGCCCAGGCCGACGAACTCGCGGTCCTGCGGCGCCGTGAGGCGGTACTTGAACAGGGAGTCGTAGAACGCCTGCACCGTGGGGTACAGGACCACGAACAGCATGATGAAGAACGCCGGGCCGGCCAGCAGCCAGCCGAGGCGGGCCTCGGACTTGGCGCGGGCGGACTTCACCCGGCGGGGGCGGCGGCCCTCGGCGGCGCGCGGGGTAGATGCGGCGGGTGCGGTGTCGACGTGGCTCACAGCAGACGCTCCCCTCTCAGGACTTCCTGGATGAAGTCGTCGGTCTCGGCCGGGGTGGACTCGGAGACGCCCGACGGCGGCGCGTAGCGCTGCTGGATCGCGGTGGAGACCTCGTTGTAGTACGGGGTCTGCGGACGCGGGGCGCCGAGCTCGAGGGACTCCCGGATGGTGTCCGCCATGGGGAACTTCTCGGCGACCTCGGGGGCGTCGTAGGCCGCCGGGTCAGCGGGCGGGTTGCCGTTCTCGACGAAGTACTGGCTCTGGTGCTCGGTGGTGGTGATGCAGGAGATCGCGTCCCAGGCGAGGTCCTGGTGTTCGGACTTCGCGCCCACGCCCAGGTTGATGCCGCCCACGGGCGGCGCGGCGTCCTTGTCCTCGACGGTGCGGGGATAGACGGCCCAGCCGATGTCCTCGGGCAGGTCCTTCGGCAGCGAACCCTCCTCCACGGAGCCGAGGGTGGCCGGCCAGACGAACGGCCAGTTGACCATGAACGAGCCGTTCTTGCCCTGGAAGAGCAGCATGGAGGCGTTCTCGTCCTGGGTCGGCAGGCCGGCGCTGCCGAGGCCCTCCTTGCCGATCGTGGAGATGATCCGCGCGGCCGTGCGGCCGGCCTCGGAGTCGAGGTTCGTGGTGACCTGGTCCGTGGGCGCCTCGGCGTTGGGGATGATCTGCTCCCCGCCGCCCTCGATGAGCGCGTTGAGCCACACGGTCATGGACTCGGCACGGGCGCCCTGGACGCCCAGGTCCTTGTCCTGGCTGCGGGCGACCTCGATCAGCTGGTCCCACGTGACGGGCTTGGACATGTCCAGCCCCGCGGCCTCGGCGACCGACTTGCGGTACCAGAGCAGCTGCGTGTTGGCCCAGAACGGGACCGTGACGAGCTCGTCCTTCCAGCTGGCGGCCGCGAGGGCGCCCTCCAGGGCGTTGTCCTTCGCGTAGGCCTGCATCTCCTCCGGCACGGGGGCCAGGAAGCCGGGCTCGGCGAGCTCGGGGACGAACGGCGGGTCGAGGGACATGATGTCCATCGACGTGTCGCCCGCGGCGAGGCGGCGGGTCAGCTGCTCGCGCTGGGAGGCGGCGTCCGTCGGGAGCATGGACGTCTCGATTCGGTACCGGCCGTTCGCGGCGTCGGTGCACTGGGCGGCGATCTTCGCCTGCCCGCCGTCGTCGGGGTTGGTGTACCAGGTCAGGGTGGGCGTCTGCTCGGCCGGGGCACACCCGGCCAGGATGAGCGCGCCCGCAGCGACGGCGCCAGCCAGCGTGGCCCGGCGCCGTTGACGTGCCCGCGTGTCGTGTCTCACAAGTGGAACCTCATTCGATGCGAGTCGGATGTGACGGCCATCATCACCCATCGGAGCGATTCCTGCACGTTTCGCGGGCCCCTTTCTCAGCGGGCGCGGCGGTTCGTCCGGTCGGTCGGCTCCGCGGCGGCGGGATCCTCGGGCCACGGGTGCTTGGGGTACCGCCCCCGGTTCTCGGCGCGGACCTGCGCGTAGGGGCCGGCCCAGAAGGACGGCAGGTCGGCGGTCACGGC
This sequence is a window from Micrococcus porci. Protein-coding genes within it:
- a CDS encoding extracellular solute-binding protein; the encoded protein is MRHDTRARQRRRATLAGAVAAGALILAGCAPAEQTPTLTWYTNPDDGGQAKIAAQCTDAANGRYRIETSMLPTDAASQREQLTRRLAAGDTSMDIMSLDPPFVPELAEPGFLAPVPEEMQAYAKDNALEGALAAASWKDELVTVPFWANTQLLWYRKSVAEAAGLDMSKPVTWDQLIEVARSQDKDLGVQGARAESMTVWLNALIEGGGEQIIPNAEAPTDQVTTNLDSEAGRTAARIISTIGKEGLGSAGLPTQDENASMLLFQGKNGSFMVNWPFVWPATLGSVEEGSLPKDLPEDIGWAVYPRTVEDKDAAPPVGGINLGVGAKSEHQDLAWDAISCITTTEHQSQYFVENGNPPADPAAYDAPEVAEKFPMADTIRESLELGAPRPQTPYYNEVSTAIQQRYAPPSGVSESTPAETDDFIQEVLRGERLL
- a CDS encoding carbohydrate ABC transporter permease, producing the protein MSHVDTAPAASTPRAAEGRRPRRVKSARAKSEARLGWLLAGPAFFIMLFVVLYPTVQAFYDSLFKYRLTAPQDREFVGLGNYGVILSDPVFWKDLGVTVLITLVTVLVELVLGFLLALAMHHAIKQTRGLIRTIILVPYGIITVVSAFAWFYMFSIDSGFVNNWFDWVPGITSDLNWFAQSGTALSVIMLSEIWKTTPFISLLLLAGLAQVPGDLTEAAAVDGASWWQRMKLVILPNMKASIMVAVLFRAMDAFRIFDSIYIMTNGAYGTEVLSLLAYRTSIGRLEIGMGSAISVILFLCVALMAFTAVKVFKVDLADRGGSK
- a CDS encoding gamma carbonic anhydrase family protein, producing MGHLVTVLGRTPRVDPSAFVARTAVLSGDVELGPRASAFYGVSARGDSAAIRVGEGSNLQDNVVLHADAGFPCTLGAGVSVGHAAVVHGATVEDDCLIGMSATVMNGAVIGAGSLVAAGAVVLEGTQVPPGSLVAGVPAKVRRGLTEEERASLTVNARTYLDLAAAHRAAEEAEQAGV
- a CDS encoding carbohydrate ABC transporter permease, producing the protein MWWLLAVLIGVWCLFPLFSIFATSFKTPADLSNGKLLPTQWSTVNYEEIFVGGSRELFLTALRNSIGITVIATLIAVVLATLCAYAIARLDFPGKRIVLTVSLMVSMFPVISLVTPLFNVWRTLGLYDTWLGLIIPYLSLTLPISIWTLAAFFRQIPWELDQAAQVDGATPLQAFRKVIVPLAAPGVFTTAIIAFFIAWNDFVFGISLTSTEAARTVPAALAFFTGASQFESPTGAISAAAIVVTIPIVILVLLFQRQIVAGLTNGAVKG
- a CDS encoding ABC transporter ATP-binding protein, producing MASITLNHIEKTYDDGYHAISDVNLDIEDGEFVILVGPSGSGKSTLLRMIVGLEDISGGDLLIDGRRVNEAAPKDRNLAMVFQNYALYPHLSVYENIAFPLRLAKDGKLSEEELDRKVRDAARVLELQDHLDRKPANLSGGQRQRVAMGRAIVRDADAFLFDEPLSNLDAKLRGQMRAEISQLQRRLATTSVYVTHDQTEAMTLGDRVAVLKKGVLQQVASPRELYEQPLNLFVAGFIGSPSMNFLPATVKEQGGQYVLSSPIGDIPVPAEKAQRAAGRDIVFMGLRPEFFEDAELVEDAKRPHGSEFDATLTHLEWLGHEQYGYIEFEPDPEVAELLSSLAKDLDADELRPVVVTTLSAESAARPGVPTRLWVDTTRVHLFDPKTGENLTRDAEAGAELTRRTAEARRRQIEAAQARDAEGR
- the purU gene encoding formyltetrahydrofolate deformylase, with product MDSTPAAPSEASARHRIVLTLSCPDRPGIVHAVTGALLEADANITESQQYDSPDTGTFFMRVAVDAAATREEVEAAVRPVADRFGMHLQVWDADTPLRALVMCSKDGRTLNDLLFQQRTGSLPVQIPVVVSNHLDLQPLASFYGVPFIHVPLSTDPASRNSKAAAEDRLRELIREYEIDVVVLARYMQILSDELCRDLEGMAINIHHSFLPSFKGARPYHQAHERGVKIIGATAHYVTADLDEGPIIAQSVHPVTHAQTAEDFVERGRDVEGATLVQAVRWHAEHRVLLDGHRTVVFS